In the Carassius auratus strain Wakin unplaced genomic scaffold, ASM336829v1 scaf_tig00216545, whole genome shotgun sequence genome, one interval contains:
- the LOC113098369 gene encoding non-histone chromosomal protein HMG-14A-like: MPKRSKANNDTEAAGPKRRSERLQGKPQTPKSEPKPKVKKAPAKGKKAKEVEKAKPEEKKVDKETEEKSAENGETKDEVDNDEAGGEEEEKDGAAK; this comes from the exons GCTAACAATGACACCGAAGCAGCTGGG CCCAAGAGACGGTCCGAGAGACTTCAAGGT AAACCCCAAACACCAAAGTCTGAGCCCAAGCCAAAAGTGAAG AAGGCACCTGCAAAGGGCAAGAAGGCCAAGGAGGTAGAAAAGGCCAAACCTGAGGAGAAGAAAGTGGACAAAGAGACTGAGGAGAAATCTGCGGAGAACGGAGAGACCAAAGATGAG GTGGACAATGATGAAGCAGGAGgcgaggaggaagagaaagacgGAGCTgctaaataa